TGCTCGGCTTCGACGAGGTCACCCCCGCCATGGTGGCCGCGCTGGACTACCGTTGCCCCGGCCAGGCCGCCGGCAGTCTCGGCCCGCAACAATGCCTGGCTCCGCCGGCGCCGTCCCTCGGCCTGTCGGCCCATCCGCAACCAGCGTTTCCTCCGGCGCCGCAACCGCAGCCGGCTCATCCACACCCACATCCGTAACGGGAATCCGGAACATGCTCGGACTGAACAGTTTTTCGCATTGGATCGTGCTGCTCGTACTGGTACTGCTGGTGTTCGGCACCGGCAAGCTGCGCAACGTCGGCCGCGACCTCGGCGGTGCCATCGGCGATTTCCGCAAGGGACTCAAGGACGGCCAGCCGGACGAAACCGTGCCGCAGGCGGTGCGGCTGGATGTCGATGGCGAACAACGACACTGATGCGCTGATTTGCCTGGTGCGGGCACCGCAACGGCGGCCGGCAATCGCCGGTTGAAACGTCATCGCCCGGTCAGGTCCCGGCCAACAGCCGCTCGCACACCGCCCGATACACCGCCGGCAGCTTCTCCAGCTCCGCCACATCCACACACTCGTCCACCTTGTGGATGGTCGCGTTGACCGGGCCGAGCTCGACCACCTCGGCACCCAGCAGCGCGATGAAGCGGCCGTCGGAGGTGCCGCCGCCGGTGCTTTGCTCGGGGTCGATGCCGCACAGGTCGCGGCAGACGGCCACCACGGTTTCACGCAGGATGCCGCCGGGCGGGGTGAGGAACGGTTCGCCGGAGAGGTTCCAGTCCAGCGTGAAGTCCAGGCCGTGTCGCTGCAGGATCGCCTCGGCGCGCGCGCGCAGGTCGTCGGCGCGGCTGGCGGTGCAGTAGCGGAAGTTGACCAGTGCGACGAGCTCGCCGGGGATCACGTTGTTCGCGCCGGTGCCGGCGTTGAGATTGGAAACCTGGAACGAGGTGGGCGGAAAGTCGGCGTTGCCGTTGTCCCAGCGCGTGGCGGCCAGTTCGGCCAGCGCGGGGGCGAACGCGTGGATCGGGTTCAACGCCTTCTCCGGATAGGCCACGTGGCCCTGCACGCCACGCACGCTGAGCGTGCCGGAAAGCGAGCCACGGCGGCCCACGCGGATCAGGTCGCCGAGCCGTTCCCTCGCCGACGGCTCGCCGACCACGCACCAGTCGATCCGCTCGCCGGTGGCGCGGAAGCGTTCCGCCACCTTGCGCACGCCGTCGAGATTGGTCGGACCTTCCTCGTCGCTGGTCAGCAGCAAGCCGACCCGGCCGCGATGATCCGGATGCGTCGCCACGAACTGCTCCAGCGCCACTACCATCGCCGCTACCGAACCCTTCATGTCAGCCGCACCACGACCGTATAGACGGCCATCGCGAACGACCGGCTCGAACGGCGGGCTTTGCCATGCCGCCTCCGGGCCGCTCGGCACCACATCCGTATGACCGAGGAAGATCAGCGTGGGATCACCCGTGCCGTGCGTCGCCCACAGGTTGTCCACATCCCCGTAGCGCAAATGCTCGACGACAAAGCTGGCATGTGCCAGTCGTTCGCCGATCAAAGGCAGACAACCGGCATCGTCAGGCGTCACCGAGCGGCGGCGGATCAGGTCACGGGTGAGTTCGAGGACATCGGACATGGGGTTCATGGAACAGGCAGCAGGCATCGGTGCAGCATAGCAAGCGCACCACGCGGCAGCGCCTTCAGTGGTCGCCTTCCGCGTCACTCTGACCCAGATAGAGCAGCGCCGCCAGCAGCATCACCACGAAGCGGAAGGCGCTGGCCAGGCCGTTCCACTGCGTGGACATCCACATGCCGAACCATTCGCCGCCGATCGCCAAGAAGCCGCCCAGCCACAGCAGCACGCCTAGCGTGAGCCCGGCCACGGCGAGCCGCATGGCACGCTGGAACGTCGCCGCCGGGGTGCGACGCGCGCGCCACATGCGCCAGGCTCCGGTGCCGCACAGCACGGCGGCCAGCGTTTCGACGGCGATGATCAGCACGTAGGCCGCATGCTGCAGCAGCGGCGCACGGATCGCGCGGTAGTGAATGCCGGCGTCGGGAAAGATCGAGTCCATCGCCAGCACGTGCTGCACGAAGGCGAGGTTGCTGCGGTAGTCGGTGAGGTTGCCGAACGCGACCAGCGCCAGCCACAGCGCGATCGTCGCCACCAGCGCGACTTTCGAGCAGCGCGCCGTCGGCATGTCAGCGCCCGAACAGTTTCTTGAAGCCGTTGTCGGTGAAGCCCACGCTCACCGTACCGTCCGGCTGCACTACCATCGGGCGGCGGATCAGCGCGGGATACTCCTTCAGCAGCAGCGTCCATTCCGGATCGCTGCCGGGGTTCTTGCGCTGTGGCAGCAGGTTGCGCCAGGTGGTGGAGGACTTGTTGACCAGCTTCTCCCAACCGCCGAGCTGCGCCGCCCAGTCCTTCAGCGTTGCCGCCGGCACCGGGTTGGTGCGGTAGTCGACGAAATCGTGCGCCACCTCGAAGCGGGCCAGCCAGTTGCGCGCCTTGCGGCAGGTGTCGCAGGTGGGCAGTCCGTACAGAGTCGTCATCCCGGTTTTTCCTTCCTGTAGGAGCCCGCTCGCGGGCGATGCTCTTGCTCTTGCGAATCCCGAATCCCGCCAAAGGCATCGCCCGCAAGCGGGCTCCTACACGGCGGCACGCAGCAGTTCGTTGATCGAGGTCTTGCCGCGGGTCTTCTCGTCCACCTGTTTGACGATGATCGCGGCGTACAGGCTGTGGCTGCCGTCCTTCGCCGGCAGGCTGCCGGCTACCACTACGCTGCCGGCGGGCACGCGGCCGTAGCTGACCTCGCCGGTAACGCGGTTGTAGATGCGGGTGGACTGGCCCAGGAACACGCCCATGCCGATCACGCTGCCCTTCTCCACCACCACGCCCTCGACCACTTCCGAGCGCGCACCGATGAAGCAGCCGTCCTCGATGATGGTGGGATTGGCCTGCAGCGGTTCCAGCACGCCGCCGATACCGACGCCGCCGGAAAGGTGCACGCCTGCGCCGATCTGCGCGCAGGAGCCGACCGTGGCCCAGGTGTCGACCATGCTGCCGGCGCCGACGAAGGCACCGATGTTGACGTAGCTGGGCATCAGCACCGCGTCCTTCGCGATGTGCGCGCCCCGGCGCACCAGCGCGCCGGGCACCACGCGTGCGCCGAGCTGCTGCAGTTCGCTGTCATTGCCGTGGGCGAAGCGCAGCGGCACCTTGTCGAAGGCCTGCGCCGCGCCGCCGTTCACTACGCGGTTGTCGTTGATGCGGAAGTACAGCAGCACCGCCTTCTTGAGCCACTGATTCACCGTCCAGCCGCCGTGGCCGTCCGGCTCGGCGACGCGGCGCTCGCCGGATTCGAGCAGGTCGAGCACCTGGTCGATGGCCGGTCGCAGATGGGTCTCGATCTCGGCCTGGGTGAGTGCGTTGCGGCGCTCGAAGGCGTCGTCGATCAGGGTTTCGATGGCTTGCATGGGACTCGTTCGTCTGTGGCAGCCGCCGGATGCGGCGGGAGTATGTGTCGCGGCAATGGCGCCCCGGGCTGGATCCAGCCATCCGCAGCGGCAGGTTCCCCATTCTTCCACAGCCGGCCCGGAAGCTGTGAATGACGTTGCAATCGGCCCGACGCGAGACATGTTTTTCACCACTTCAAGACGACGGCTATGCCCATCATGCGCCGCGGCCCGCCAAGCATCCGCCGGGCGGGGTCCCTCCGCCAACCCGCCCTGGGGAATCGTGACATGCACGAACAGATCAACGAGGGTTCCATGGTTTTCGTCACCGAC
This genomic stretch from Rhodanobacter thiooxydans harbors:
- the dapE gene encoding succinyl-diaminopimelate desuccinylase gives rise to the protein MSDVLELTRDLIRRRSVTPDDAGCLPLIGERLAHASFVVEHLRYGDVDNLWATHGTGDPTLIFLGHTDVVPSGPEAAWQSPPFEPVVRDGRLYGRGAADMKGSVAAMVVALEQFVATHPDHRGRVGLLLTSDEEGPTNLDGVRKVAERFRATGERIDWCVVGEPSARERLGDLIRVGRRGSLSGTLSVRGVQGHVAYPEKALNPIHAFAPALAELAATRWDNGNADFPPTSFQVSNLNAGTGANNVIPGELVALVNFRYCTASRADDLRARAEAILQRHGLDFTLDWNLSGEPFLTPPGGILRETVVAVCRDLCGIDPEQSTGGGTSDGRFIALLGAEVVELGPVNATIHKVDECVDVAELEKLPAVYRAVCERLLAGT
- a CDS encoding DUF2165 family protein, which encodes MPTARCSKVALVATIALWLALVAFGNLTDYRSNLAFVQHVLAMDSIFPDAGIHYRAIRAPLLQHAAYVLIIAVETLAAVLCGTGAWRMWRARRTPAATFQRAMRLAVAGLTLGVLLWLGGFLAIGGEWFGMWMSTQWNGLASAFRFVVMLLAALLYLGQSDAEGDH
- the tatA gene encoding twin-arginine translocase TatA/TatE family subunit, with product MLGLNSFSHWIVLLVLVLLVFGTGKLRNVGRDLGGAIGDFRKGLKDGQPDETVPQAVRLDVDGEQRH
- the dapD gene encoding 2,3,4,5-tetrahydropyridine-2,6-dicarboxylate N-succinyltransferase, translated to MSRVGPIATSFTASGPAVEEWGTCRCGWLDPARGAIAATHTPAASGGCHRRTSPMQAIETLIDDAFERRNALTQAEIETHLRPAIDQVLDLLESGERRVAEPDGHGGWTVNQWLKKAVLLYFRINDNRVVNGGAAQAFDKVPLRFAHGNDSELQQLGARVVPGALVRRGAHIAKDAVLMPSYVNIGAFVGAGSMVDTWATVGSCAQIGAGVHLSGGVGIGGVLEPLQANPTIIEDGCFIGARSEVVEGVVVEKGSVIGMGVFLGQSTRIYNRVTGEVSYGRVPAGSVVVAGSLPAKDGSHSLYAAIIVKQVDEKTRGKTSINELLRAAV
- a CDS encoding Spx/MgsR family RNA polymerase-binding regulatory protein; amino-acid sequence: MTTLYGLPTCDTCRKARNWLARFEVAHDFVDYRTNPVPAATLKDWAAQLGGWEKLVNKSSTTWRNLLPQRKNPGSDPEWTLLLKEYPALIRRPMVVQPDGTVSVGFTDNGFKKLFGR